The following proteins are co-located in the Acidicapsa acidisoli genome:
- a CDS encoding YidC/Oxa1 family membrane protein insertase, whose product MSEIFNPNLPNQNSGGGDGRSILVLAILAFVILCSLLYFVNSKPGTPTLLNQLAASSTQDGSISKAATAPNQFGWLTVLATPLYLALCLVHEHLVSNWGWAIIVLTVIFNALMLWPRMMSMGSSLKMMRVQPKVDALKKRYAHLKMNDPKRVEMNAELMALYKAEGTNMYGGCLPMLLQTPLLFAYFRVLQNATELRHAHWCWLTDLSAPDPLHILPILIVLTMFLTQFITPSPGMDRAQRRMLAFVIPVIMGFTLWHYASGLALYWATGNIFNLTIQFGINRTRMGREMQAISPRANEGG is encoded by the coding sequence TTGTCCGAAATTTTCAATCCCAATCTTCCGAATCAAAATTCCGGTGGTGGCGATGGCCGATCCATCCTGGTTCTCGCAATCCTGGCGTTCGTGATTCTGTGCAGTCTCCTATATTTCGTCAATTCCAAGCCCGGTACGCCAACACTATTGAACCAACTTGCTGCATCCAGCACGCAGGATGGGAGCATATCCAAGGCCGCAACCGCGCCGAATCAGTTTGGCTGGCTCACCGTGCTGGCCACGCCACTCTATTTGGCGTTGTGCCTGGTGCACGAACACTTAGTTAGTAATTGGGGCTGGGCAATCATCGTCCTCACGGTGATTTTCAATGCATTGATGCTATGGCCTCGGATGATGTCGATGGGGTCCTCGTTGAAAATGATGCGCGTCCAGCCCAAGGTCGATGCTCTGAAGAAGCGCTACGCGCATCTCAAGATGAACGATCCCAAGCGCGTTGAGATGAATGCGGAGCTGATGGCCCTCTACAAGGCCGAAGGCACGAATATGTACGGCGGCTGTCTGCCGATGCTGCTGCAAACACCGTTGCTTTTCGCCTACTTTCGTGTGCTGCAGAATGCGACTGAGTTGCGCCATGCCCATTGGTGTTGGCTGACAGACCTCTCCGCGCCCGACCCGCTGCACATCTTACCGATCCTCATCGTCTTGACGATGTTCCTTACGCAATTTATTACGCCTTCGCCCGGGATGGACCGTGCCCAACGACGGATGCTGGCTTTTGTCATACCGGTGATTATGGGATTTACGCTGTGGCATTACGCCTCAGGACTGGCGCTTTACTGGGCTACGGGCAACATCTTCAATTTAACGATTCAATTTGGGATCAATCGTACGAGGATGGGCAGGGAGATGCAGGCAATCAGCCCTCGTGCTAATGAAGGGGGATAG
- the obgE gene encoding GTPase ObgE, with translation MFIDEARILVKAGDGGNGCVAFRREKFVPRGGPSGGDGGRGGDVVMQSSQQHNTLIHFRFNPEHKAGRGRHGEGSNCTGSDGESITLKVPVGTSLFDAETGELVHDFALPGESFVIAKGGRGGRGNQHFATPVHQAPRESEPGRLGEERTYRLELKLLADVGLVGYPNAGKSTLISRVSAAKPKIADYPFTTLQPNLGVVTVGDVPNEESYVVADMPGLIEGAHLGAGLGIQFLRHIERTRVLVHLIDVSDSSGRPDPIEDFKVICAELENFGHGLAEKPMIMVASKVDTANPEKLKKLTASAKRRKLEFHAISAVTGQGIEDLKWSLAKHVREARDVEAPEPVF, from the coding sequence ATGTTCATTGATGAAGCAAGAATTCTGGTCAAAGCCGGCGATGGCGGCAACGGTTGCGTTGCCTTCCGGCGGGAAAAGTTCGTGCCGCGCGGCGGTCCGTCGGGCGGCGATGGCGGACGAGGTGGCGATGTGGTTATGCAGTCCAGCCAACAGCACAATACGCTGATCCATTTTCGGTTCAACCCGGAGCACAAGGCGGGACGCGGGCGGCATGGAGAAGGCTCCAACTGCACGGGGAGCGACGGCGAGTCGATCACGCTGAAAGTTCCGGTAGGGACGAGCCTTTTCGACGCCGAGACAGGCGAGTTGGTACACGATTTTGCGTTGCCCGGCGAGAGTTTCGTGATCGCCAAGGGCGGCCGCGGAGGACGCGGTAACCAGCACTTTGCCACGCCTGTCCATCAGGCTCCGAGGGAGTCGGAACCGGGGAGGCTGGGCGAGGAACGCACCTATCGTCTGGAGCTGAAGCTGCTTGCGGATGTCGGTCTTGTCGGCTATCCGAACGCCGGAAAGTCGACACTGATCTCGCGCGTCTCGGCGGCCAAGCCCAAGATCGCCGATTACCCGTTTACGACGTTGCAGCCCAATCTGGGCGTGGTTACGGTGGGCGACGTTCCGAATGAAGAGAGTTATGTTGTTGCCGATATGCCCGGTCTCATTGAGGGCGCACATCTTGGCGCGGGGTTGGGAATTCAGTTTCTGCGGCATATCGAGCGGACGCGTGTACTCGTACACCTGATCGATGTTTCAGATAGCTCCGGGCGGCCGGACCCGATTGAGGACTTCAAGGTGATCTGCGCAGAGCTTGAGAACTTCGGGCACGGTTTGGCGGAAAAGCCGATGATTATGGTTGCATCGAAGGTTGATACCGCGAACCCCGAGAAGCTCAAAAAACTGACCGCGTCGGCCAAGCGGCGCAAGCTGGAGTTTCACGCGATTTCAGCGGTGACGGGACAGGGGATCGAGGATCTTAAGTGGTCGCTGGCCAAGCATGTTCGCGAAGCGCGGGATGTAGAGGCTCCAGAGCCTGTGTTTTAG